GTGTGTTGCCTTCCCATACAAAGAAGCACTTGGGGACGGGATTAGTAGGATTAGAAGAGATTCACATATGTCCAGTTCAAGCAATTGGTATTCAAAGCTTTACACTTTCAAATGCcaccaagagagagaaaaggagctgAGCGCTAGCTTAGCATTTCAGCACCTTCATGCGGGACACAGTGCTTTTCTATTGGTGTTGAAAGCTGTGGTTACTGGGGATAAACAAATTCTTCTGTTTAATCATCGGCAGCAGCCCTTAGCCATAAACTCCTTCACTTCAGTACCACAGGTGTTTCTCCAGTACAAGTCGAATCAATCAGATGTTGCCAGGAAGACAGAACTAGGACTAATTTCCTGGATTTCATCTTTAGGGCATCCCTGATACAAACTTCTGGCAATAGCTGCACTTGTTTGATAAAGAATGCAGAGTAGATTCTGTTTTCTTATAGCCACTGTGTGTGTCTGGCGTTTGGGGGAGAAGAGATGAATATTGCTTACCAATATTTTGGGTTCTaggggcctcatcctgcaaaACTAGTGGTCATGTGAGTTATCCTTACTCCTGCAAAGTCAATGGGGACTCCTCATGTGAGTAAGTACTACATATGTGGGCACGGGCTTGCAGGAGCCACCCCTAAGGTATGCATGTGCTTTAGAGCTGCATGAGATTTCTGGAAAGGCATTAGAGAAATCTACCTTTTCTCTCTTCTGCTGTTGATTTACTCACTCCATCATTACCTCTTGGGCAGCGACAATGGGGGTTACCCCATACTAGCCACAGCAAGAGGTTAACTAGCAATTTTTGGTTTCTTGCAAAGTTTTCATTTTCGGTAATCAACCTCAATTGAAAACACCTCCTATTTGTTGTATTGTGTAAAAATAAGGGGGAGGAGTACTTTGTAGCCAGCCAAAACTAACAAGCCTCTATATAGTGGAGTGAGAGATTTTTGGAGCAGAGCAGGTGGAGGTTTTTTAATACATTCATTCattaattcattcattcattcttttgtTCATTCAGTTCCTGCTCACTAGGATAAAAGCTCTTGTGGAATAACATATTGTTCACAAGCACTTGGAAGGGGGAGAAGTATACATACccgcattaaaaaaacaaaatgaagaactCTCATACTTTGCATAATAACTGTTATAAGTTAACCTTAGCTTCAGATAAGATGTGTGTTTGTCTGGAAACTAGGCGTACAGGCAGCAGAATTTAAGGATGGGTGAACCAGTCTAATTCAATAAGAATTGAACTGAAATGTCATTGAAAACTTAAATGGAACCTTCTTACTATATTTTCTAACATCAAAAGAAGTAAGTTCAAGCCAAATTACTCACTGAAGTCTGTGGCGTTGATTCTGATCTTACTAACACTATTAGAAATACTCACTTGCCATCCAAATGGGGCCCGATGGtctttactcacgtgagtaaagtGGGCAGGATTTGAGCCAACATTTGGTTAATTTGCCATTTCTGCAATTCCTGGATTTGTCCAAGGCTGGAAATGGTTCTAATAAAAACATATGGGAAAAGCTGTCATAAGATTTCCAGACCAAAGTGGTTCAGAGAAGCAGTCGAATTGTTGAGGGCCCAAAACACTGTTCTTCCAGCCTGGAGATGAACAAGTAGGATTAAAGGTGGGCAGAAAGGCTCCAATATCAGAGACAAGTGGGGAGTGGCAATTTCTTGGCATGTTCATCATCAATTCCCTTGGGAACCCAGGGGAACCCATGTGTGCTACCATCACATGGTTGGGGCTCTGTGGGTTTGTAGGGAAGTGACAGAATAGGTAGAATGCAGAGCCAAGGAGCAGCCCTTCCCTAGGGCATACTCATCTCAAGCACCTGAGGCTCTTGGTGTGGAAATTCACTTGGTATCAGAGTTGATGTTGGTGGATAGAAAAATTCAAAGGCTACTTTTTGTAAAACTcttgttttaaataaactattAGTTACATAGTGACAAATATCACTCATTTTACACGTACGCTTAACTTGCAATCTTACACATAAACCTAGTGTTCCCAGATTAATTTACACTGCAGTTTAGGACAGCTTTAATGTGGAGTTCTGAAATTAAAACCTCACCCATCTCAAGAGAAATGAATCCAGCTGCTTCCTCTCCCCTAACTTTTTGGTGTGTCCCTTATTCTTGTCTGCCTTTCCTACCTACtgtgtctatttagagtgtaagctcttccATGCCAagactgtctcttaccatgtgtttTTTTAcagtaaggccctgatcttggttaaGGCCTTTCGGCACTATATTATTGTTAGTATTACTATtctgttattatttttttattccacAAGGACACTGTAGTACTGATGAGGTGGAATATGTGAGGTGGAAAATGTTCGGTAGTAAATCGGTTTAGTGCTCGACCATGCCTTGTCCTTTTCCCTATATGGGTGCAGATTGGTGGTAATGAGGAGGGGCTTGTGGCTCCACACTACAGCCCAGTGTGGGGGCAGAGTGAAATGTACACAATCCAGCCTTCAGTAATGGAATCATTATTCTCTAGGTTTTTCTTCAAAGTGATGTTTGCTAGCAGTGTTTAAAGTCATTTCATTCCAGGATGAAGGCATTGGTACATCAGTGATTCTTGTACCATTCCTGTGAGGcaggattatttatttaaaaggaaaaaagggctTCAGGACAGACCAATAAGACCTCCTGGGCACACGCCGCCGCCACTGATTGGAATCTAACCTTTTGGTTCTCACACAATAGGTTAATAATAGCAAAGACTGACCACAGAGGAGAGAGACTAGATAGAAGGGGAAAGGAGCATGCAGTGTTATTCATGGATGCCTATGAACAACCAGTTTAAAGCAGTATCATTGGCTTAGTAGAGACTTTTAGCTCTCTCAGCTGTCATGGAAGTAGAGCTTATGTGCTGATGCACTGGAATGGGTCCTCTTAGGAACTTCCCATTAAAATTTCACGACAAAATTGAAGGGAGGGTTAGGACAATTTATCTGCCTTTGCTTGAGCTCACCTCCTCTTTGGATACTGCTAAATCCTTCCTGCCAAAGATGGCATATTGCTGGGGTTCATGAAAATGCTTCCAATGAGTGCGTTTGTCCTTCTGAATTCATCAGACTGTACCATGTGTTTGGAATTTCCAGCCCTCACTGCAGAACATGAAAGGCAATGTGGCCTTGTAGAGAGGGTGCTGGACTTGGCATCAAGAGACCTAGTCCCAGCCCTATctttgacctgctgtgtgacacGGGGCAAGTCATGTTATTTCTCTGTGCTCATGTTTCCTCTCTCATCCTTTATCCATATTGTTTATTGAGATTGGAAACTAATTCTATTTCACTTTCCATAATCACGCCAAACCTAGTGTTTCCCCATCCCTGCCAGTAAACCTCTTCCCTAGAATattcatgggggaaaaaacacaaaaaggCATGTTCTGAATTGACGACATGATTGCtgtcatgcttaaagttacacacatgcttaggTACCTTTCTGAAaggtagcaaagagtcctgtggcaccttatagactaacagacattttggagCATGCAACATCctaagaagtgggtattcacccacgaaagcccatgctccaaaacgtctgttagtctataaggtgccacaggactctttgctgcttttacagatccagactaacacggctacccctctgatacttttctgAAAGGTGACATGGAGTAGGACCAGTCATAGATTCCTTAGTTAGAATGTCTCCCTTATGCAAGAAACACCACAGAATGCACATACATCTGAGAATATTATTTatcttttcctgtgggtgtgatCTGGTGTCCATCTGATTACACACTATCAGCCCAAACCTTGCCTATGTCATTGCTTTCTGAACCTCATTCTTCCATTTCTGCTTGCGCTTGACATTATTTTTCCCAAGcatattattttccatttatCTAAATGAGTTTAAATGAATAAATGTAGCTAAAGTGCTATTGCCATTATACATGGCCTGACTGATCTCAGTATGTATATATTGAAAGATGATTGTCATGTGTACTTGGAAATGTCTAGCGGTTATTGGATGACTCAGCTGTTTTTATTTGGTCTTCTTAATGCCaatatgtaatttaatttaattgaactCTTAGTCTTTCTACAAAATGTTTGGAACCCTAGCACcctttttacacttcatttgatTATTTCACTAATATTTTAGCTATAGGTATATTAAATTGCCTATAAACTTACCAAAGAACAACACAGCTGATTTCCTCCATTATATTTTCTCATGTCTTCTCTGTCTGTCCATTTTTTATTCTCAGTTGACATTGTTATTTATGTCTCTGTTCATACACACTGgtaaaagtcagtggcaaagggTCAGCATTAATGCCAGTGTTTAAAGGAGGTTAATAGAGACTCAGATGTGCACAACTGTAAGTGGTTTAAGGGTCCAGCAGGGAAGACAAGGAAAACTTATCAGTTATTTTAAAATCCCAGCATCACTAATTTAAAACAGTCTAGTCTTTAACATGTGTGTATGgtcaacagagagagaaaaaaaaagaattaaataaggaCCACTGAAAAGTATTATGATTATCTTTTAAACTTAATACAAACTGGTCCTGATTCCAAAGTAAATGGGAGCTTTGCATAAATAAAGACTGCTTGATTCATCCCATTCTGTACACATAATGGGCAGGTGATAATCACAACCCTTTATGACTGTCAAAGCAAATAACTGTGGTGCAGACCTTTTTAGTGTGTGGAGGTAATGCCAGTTTTGCCAGGCAcctaaaaaataaattctgtaatGGATGCATATGAGCAACCCTGGGTGGTTTTATTCTCTCTAAAATCCAACGACAGCAAAGTATTTCACTGTTGATTAATACCCCGGTATATCTGACGGTATATTTTATAGACGTTCAGATTTATTTACCATAATCCATTCATTAAATGTAAAACTTACGATTTAGGTATCTTTAGTGCAAGGCAAAAAAACATGAACAAAATGTAAATTGTTGATTAAGTGGTTTTACTTGTTTACAGAACAATTTCAGGCTGTTCATAGCAAATGTCACCAAGGATTAGCAATTCACACACCTCAAATAAAACTAATTAGTTTTTGAAAACTGTCTTCTAATTCTGTCCCTTTGACTTTTCAGAGTTTTTTAAATGTCTACTTTTTTCATAAAGATTTGCAAAGCAGTACTTAAATCTAGGAAGAAAATGGCAATCCCAATCAACTGCACTGCAGAGAGAAAGTAATCACACCTCTGTTATTTTCTACAATGTATGTTATATACTGTCTAAAAACAAGAATCTGTAAGGGCCCGATTCTGCTTCATTTCAATGTGACTTTGGCCTGAGTAAAGGCTCCAGGATCATACCCTATAAATGGCACTGTATTCTGCTCAGACTTCTACCCTGGATGTCAATGAATTTGAAAAGGCGTGTGAGTCAAGGGGGAAATTGCCCCATTAGGTTTATTTGACTGGAATCTGGAGAGTGACAGCCTTCTTGTgcctgatcctactcccattccactcaatgggagttttgatacTGGTTTCACTGACAATAGGATCAAGTCAATTATTGGAAAACAAGCTTGTGATTATCACAAAAATTAAATAACAGTCTTACAGACAATTGTACATACATCACTTAATTAAGTGATGTATGAATGTCAAATGATAAGGTACTATCAATCTGGCTGCACATCAGTAACACACATTGAGCAAAAACAGAACATAACAAAAGAACCCAGACTACTTTCTTTTGAATGAAATACATGCTTTCTAGAAGTACAAGCACATTTCAGAATTCAGTACAACATATTATGATTAAGCATTTATAACAgtcaactttctttctttctttctttctttctttctttctttctttcttgtattAGTTAATAAAATAGTAACAATATCATGTATCATAAGAATCTCAAAACTCTGTCATCTCCTTTTTGATATACTTATTGttaaaaacacaatttaaaaatgtcttggttaaataaaaacaaaatctaggtagcaaaaaatataaaacaaaatagcCTCTTAAAAATCCCACAGTAGTAATACATTAAAATTACACCACATTGAATTAATCAGTCAGTCCTTATGTTAGGGGGTCAGATCCTGTGTTCCTGGCCAAAACAAAACCATCACTGAAGTGATCCAGAATGTAACATGCCTGCAAGCTAAACATATTTAGGACACATCCATACACCATCAGAAACTGCACAAGAATTCAGAATTAGGTGTTGCTAATTTGAAGTACATTCACTAATTAAAATCAGGTAAACAATGTCTATAGAAATTCATTACTTCCACTCtaatatacctttaaaaatcagaacaGTATAATGAATCTGCAAGTCCTAATCAGCCATGATGTTTATGCATCATTAAAATTAAGCTTCCTGTTCTGCCAATGGATTACATTTCATATATAGTCACATAATTAGCATTTGTGCTATTCTGGAACTTCCTCACATCCTGTGAATCTCACATGCCACATAGTGCAAGGCAGTTGGGCATCTACCTTTCATCAGAAAATATGTATCTTTCTCATCAAACTGGCTTTCTCCCCTTATGAAGAGGTGGAtcaaaagggaaggaaaatgttAGTTTTCCCAGCACAGTTTAGCTTTCTTATTATTTCCTCCCCCCAATTATTATAATATGTGTTTGTCTAGCTTACAGAGTCGTAGGGACTAATTCTGCTCCTGTTgatgtcactgggagttttgctattgattgaAAGGGGAGAAAGATCTAGTTTTTAATATCCTTAATAGTCTTGTCTCAGACTGCTTTTGCTTTTGGCCctgtttcactttttaaagtaaacaaaacaaaacaaaagcaaagtgtAGCAGGTAATTGAGAGTAATCAATACATAGAAGTATGATACACTGCTTTATACTCACACACATAAGAGAAATGTAGACTAGAGGGAAGCACATATTGTAGGGAACACTCCTACCCTAACAAGGGATAGAACTGATAAGTGGGTGTTTTGCTTGTCTAAtctttctgctgcagtgaatATAGTAATCACTTATGccccattttaaacaaaaaggtcTAGTTTGGGGAAACATCCTGTTGCATTAGCAAACGCCAACAAGGGGTGATGAAGGCTGAGACGACGATGATGGTAATTAATACCTAACCCATCTATCTAAATTGTAGACTGCCGTGCAAAGCCATTCTCTCgaagtctgttatttcttttTGCTTATTTATATTCCCACATGGCACAGGGGAAGGATTAGATAATATGCATGGGGCAAAGAATCTTTTAGTCATTTCTGGCACAGGGCTGAGTTTATGTGCAATAATTTCAGTGCAGTGAAGTTTTCTGTCAAGTCTTACATTACTGCTACTAACAGAGCTTCTCTGATATCGCTGACTTGGTTTGAAATATGAGGGGTAGATTTTGTGTCCTTTCGGCTGTAACAAAATTTGCGATAGTAAAAAGGAGAAAAGGTTGAACGCCTTGAAGTACCAATGCACCAGCCAAAGTTGCAGCAACTGCAAAATAACAATTGTCCCGCGTCTTTTCATTGCATTCGGGAGGAATCCGATTACTGGGGACACTCGTATGCCCCGAAAATAGCTCTGCGATACTTGTTTATTTGTACTTTTCTTTCTACATTGTATTTCAAATTAACGCAACAAAACCCACAAGCCGCGATTTGCTATCCAGTCAGCACGCCAAAGCTCTGTCTCGGAAGgctggtgggagggagaagggaagtaaCGGGAGTCATGCGGGTGTGTACCGTGGATCTAAACTGCCAAGGAGCTGGAATGGGACATGGGGGCTGGATTGCTGTAGTGTGGGAAAAGTCAGCCAGAAGGCCATTTATGCATCAAATTGTTTCCTCGCCAACCCGGTGCCTCccagtcctttcccctcccccgcttcgGCCCCCATTTCTGTAGGTCGCAAGGTGTCCCTTTTCTGCAGGTCAACATGCTGGGCGTGTCCATTTGGAGGAAGAGAAAACATTACCGAGAAGGGTTACGGCTCAACTCTTCGGCAGACTGCGATGGCTAGGGAAAGCCACATCGATCGCCGTGCAAGGAGGTACCTCTCCAGGCTGGATTTCTGCCTTTTGCCCTGATGCCCTGATCCctgccaggagcttgggggcatATTTTACCCTCGGCTCGAATTCTGCTCATTTTCCAGAGAGCCTAGCTCAGACAAAACCCTCCCATGCCCGCTGGAGGGAaggcgtgtgtgtgtttgtggatcTTTTGACTAAGAGCTGAAAGACCGGGCCCAAAGTATAATGTCCTAACAGCAAGATTCTGCCCACTGACACCCAATCAATGATGCTGGCATCCCATCCCTCCCACCGGGGAATCCAGCTCCCTACCATTGCCTGTCCCATCAGCCCTGTCAACACACCCGGCTTTAAAAATTCCGTGTCAAGATCCCGGTTTCCCACCCCTCGGGTTTCTGTCTCCGGCCAGTACATGCAAAGCAAATCTGGCCATCCCTGGGtaggacacagagagagaaacacatGCCAACTCGTCACCTGCAAAACATGCCCTCAGTCTGTAACTCCCCCCTCAATCACTGCTTGAAGGTAACCTGCAACTCTAGAAAGATCGCACGTGCTGAGCTGCCCTCGGCAATGCGAGACGCTGAAATCTGAAGCAGATCTACGCCCAGAGGGATGAGCAAGAGGGGGGACAAGGCAGCCAGGAGCTCCATTTCTCTCTActgctctcccttcctcctccggAGCGGGGCTGGCCCAGCTGAAAGGgcctccctctcctccaccacACTTTTCCCTCGGAGGTCAATTTCCTCAATCGCAGGTCATTAGTCCCTAGGGAAGGCTGCCTTGCTTCTCCCATGCAGCAGATGTTTTGGTAGAAAGCCGGGAACTGGCGCGGCTGCCTCTTGCTAAGAGGAAATAAACCATATAAATATGAGGACAGGGCTCTTCATAGACGCCAACGCCCGGGGACCAAGCAGAAGACTGTGCCATTCACCCGGACCCTGGTCCGATGGAAGTTCTCTTAAGGTTGGTTGTGAGGACGAAGGTCTCTTAACAGAGACCGAATAGAATTCTTTTGGTTACAGCTATCGCATgattatgtgtgtgtgggggggggtgggggtggttctTTTTTCCCTTCGTCTATAATAGTGACGCATTTGCCTTCTAGCTTGTTAATAGTGCAGCAATTAACACTCACTTTATTAACTCTTCAAGTGTTTAAAATAGATACACTTTTTTTCTAAGAATCAGTCGGCTCAGCACAACATGTTGTACCAACAGTTTTTCAAGCAAGTAAAAATGTTtccgagagagaaagagacagcgAGAGAGAAACTCCGTGTGTGTTTTCAGGAATAAAGATAGCGCTAGGAGTTGAGTCCCGCTTGGTCCTTCTTAGATTTACTTCACTTGGCTGGGAAGAGGGGGCGATCGTCAGATGCATTATTCAGTTATTGGTATCGTTAAAAGGGAATGAATCGTTGCAGAAGCGCCAGCTAAGACGGAAGTTGGGACGTTATTCAGACACCTTTGCTTTCTCTTGACACATGAAATGTTTCAGCCAAGAGAAACGCCGAGTCTCCGAGGCTCTCAGCAGAGGCTTAACACGCTGAAATTGAATTCAGTTATTTTTCTGTCTGTGAGCAAAGGGTAATGCGCCTTGTTTCTCGGTCCAGTTATTTGTCTAAACTTGCCCTAAAGTGAGAGAAgcgtattttcttttctttaccaaTCTAGCTGCTCCAATGCCCACCGCGGGATTTACAGACAATAACAATTAGGACGTCTTACATTTGTCTCAGCAGATTAACTACAGTTAGAATCAATAGGATGAAAGCGTCCATCCCTTTCTGACTCTTCTCCATGTGGGTCTGAAGTCTCCTTGGAGTCACAATGACTTGGGCCCTAACTGCCAGCAGTTACTTTTAGTCTGAGCAGTGCAGTTGGTCTTCATTTTTCATTAAACCCATCCCCAGACTGAAAATTCCTGTCAAGGTTTCATTCTCCAATCAGGTGTGTTGTTAAAGGGGGAGTCCAGGCTTCAACTTGAGCCAGTTTGCACATGTTAAAAGTACCACtaccttgtctacattacagttGTCGAAGGGGTTGGTTGGAACGTGCTTGCTAACACCGTCTAACCAAACACCCTAGTCAAGACAAACCTTCGCTGTCACTCTTCACAATTTATTCCCTACGCCTTTCCCTTTCACACACCCATGCAATCAGCATGTGCAGAGCACACACAAATCAATCCCAGGCAATTCCAGGGGCTGAGCAGCCTCTATTAACACCTGATCTCTACAAAACTACTCCTGGGGTCCAAAATACACTCTTCCTCATAAGCACACCTGCCTTTGGCAGGCTTCTCCTGCCCGTCAAAGTCCACTCTTCCCAGCCCCGCAAAGGCGCATCCCAATGCACAGTATTTCTGTCCGGCCCCCACAGAAAGCACTCACATATGCCCACAAACAAACCCTACATACACATCGGTACCCAGACTGCCGCATATCTGGAACCCTCTTGCATTACACTTCTCACAAGCTCCACcacaatacacacacacgcagGGCAACATAAAGACTTCCAGCTATAGAGACAAACTGTCATCCTCCAACATCCCAacacactcctctctctctctctctctctctctctcacacacacacacacacacaccagtctctTACTGTGTCTGTTATCAAATATATACCAACCAAATAAAACGAATCGTTAATTTAACGGAGCCAGTTACTTACTCTAACAAACATTCATCGCATCTATATTAGCTTTTGCTTGCAAGATTCTCTCCCTTGTGACTTGATGTTTGTTTCCTTTGCCTGCATGTGTCCAGTTCTTTTATGCAGCTTCTCAGTCAGTCCAATTCACAGAtgacttcctttcccccacctcctcccattcAGCGTATCGAAAGAAATACTTTGAGATCTGGGAGTATATAATGGTCTCTCTTCTAATTTGGAAACAATTTGAATGACCATCTTAAAAAATACTTGTCAACACAAATTCAAAgtttccctttttatttaaaatgcaaagtaAGTCAAACGGTTGCAGCCAGAGAGATTAATTTCCAAATACTTTTAAGCGAAAGAGACTGTTTGTGGATGGACAGTAGGTACCATAATAATTACTTATTTAAAAACCCTACAACATTAAGGCAGTTAAGGCACAATTCAATTTAACAGAAACCTGCAAAGCAGAGTTAGTTGCGCGCCGAAATGGTAAGCAAAGAGATTATAAAGATGAGTGGCACATGGAAACAAAGGGGAACTCAAATATGTATagaaaaaagattcagaaatgaAGACAATTATTTTCTTTCGGGGTTGGAaagaacaaaacacacacacacacgagaaaaaaacccaaagcaaacaatcctcctctccttcctcagaCAAATAGAATTTGCTACAACGTTATTCTAACACTGAGATGCTAGACTGAAAAATGACCCCAAGCAAATACACATCCAAATCAGACCCTCTGCTCTTTACTGTACACTAGATGCAGTTTTATGTTGGAAATTAGAACCAGGGGGAGGAGAAGGCGTGAACATGCCGCGATGAGTGCGTGTTGTCAATCAGAGAGGTTTTGTGTCTGCTTGACTCCTGATGGTCCATGGCTGAGGTGTCCCAGGGTGGCACCACAATGAATATGAATGGGAGTCCTTGCTAAATGGGACAGTCAAAGCGCACCGCCCTGAATAATTGCACGTCATCCTAACAAGACCATTATAGATAGGAGGGCTTCTTTTGTCTCTTTTCTCTGCTGCAGCGCTATAAAAGcccctcttttccaggctgaggTTAGTTCAAGCATACACCAACCAGCTATCCCGTAAACAGGCTGGGTAGCCAGCGGGAGAGATtagagggagaaaggagagtTTTCCTCCTGTTtgaaccttccccctcccccacagagcctgcagtttattttattatttttttaaacaatcctaTTTCACCCTCTCCAGAGCAGGGAAGAAATTTCTTGCTCCGAAGCCCCAATACAATGAATTCTGACTCCAGCTCTGTCTCCAGCAGAGCTTCCTCGCCAGACATGGATGAGATGTACCTGAGAGATCACcatcaccaccatcaccaccaccaccatcaggaCAACCGGCTCAACTCGGTTTCCTCCACTCAGGGCGACCTGGTGCAGAAGATGTCCGGGGAAGGCCTTTCCAGAAACGGCTCCAAGGCCGGAGGGGAAGGCAGCAAGTACAAAATCAAGAAGCAGCTCTCGGAGCAGGacctgcagcagctcaggctgaAGATCAACGGGCGGGAGCGCAAAAGGATGCACGACTTGAACCTGGCCATGGATGGGCTGAGGGAGGTGATGCCCTACGCTCATGGACCTTCCGTGAGGAAACTCTCCAAAATTGCTACCCTCCTGCTGGCCAGAAACTACATCCTGATGCTCACCAGCTCCCTGGAGGAGATGAAGAGGCTGGTGGGTGAAATCTATGGAGGACACCACTCCGCCTTTCACTGCGGGACAGTGGGACACTCAGGCGGGCACCCGGCCCACGCAGCTAGCACGGTCCACCAGGTCCACCCCATCCTTGGCAGTGCCTTGTCTTCAGCCAACACCTCCTCCCCGCTGTCCGCCTCCCTACCAGGGATTGGCACGATCAGGCCCCCTCACTCTTTACTCAAGACTCCTTCTGCTCCTCCGGCCCTCCAGCTTGGCAGCGGCTTCCAGCACTGGGCAGGTTTGCCTTGCCCTTGCACTATCTGTCAAATGCCCCCTCCGCCACACCTGTCTGCCCTCACCACAGCCAACATGAGCAGGATCTCAGCAGAATCCAAGGACTTACTGAAGTGACTGTAACTGAAAGCTCCCGAGCCTTTTTAGCTATACCAGAGATCACACTTTCAAACAAGTTCTGTTGGGTGATGCTGCAGGAAGACTCCACACACGAAGTCCTGCGTTCGCATGCATGCTTCTTTTCCTTTGCTGGACTCCGGTGTGTTTCCTCCCACTGACATCCGAGCTTCTCAAAACTGCATTTGTTGTAACAAGGGATTAGTGTAGTAAGGACCTTACAAAGGTAATGTTTTAGTTGGATTCTCGGGCCATGTTTTCTTCTTATACTAAAACAAAAATCCctgttgtaaaaacaaaacaaaaaaatgtaaatatttccttaacgtggatgaaaaaaaaaaaaagacatggtgGTCATTGTACTGTTCGCAGCTGCAAAGAGACGATGAGTTgtctggggtttgtttttttgtttgtttgttt
The nucleotide sequence above comes from Trachemys scripta elegans isolate TJP31775 chromosome 3, CAS_Tse_1.0, whole genome shotgun sequence. Encoded proteins:
- the OLIG3 gene encoding oligodendrocyte transcription factor 3 — translated: MNSDSSSVSSRASSPDMDEMYLRDHHHHHHHHHHQDNRLNSVSSTQGDLVQKMSGEGLSRNGSKAGGEGSKYKIKKQLSEQDLQQLRLKINGRERKRMHDLNLAMDGLREVMPYAHGPSVRKLSKIATLLLARNYILMLTSSLEEMKRLVGEIYGGHHSAFHCGTVGHSGGHPAHAASTVHQVHPILGSALSSANTSSPLSASLPGIGTIRPPHSLLKTPSAPPALQLGSGFQHWAGLPCPCTICQMPPPPHLSALTTANMSRISAESKDLLK